Proteins from a single region of Aneurinibacillus sp. REN35:
- a CDS encoding acyltransferase, producing MKQRLYEFDEIRAFAALSVIAIHTTAPYVTTETAGFIWNQLMRYAVPLFIILSGFLLYYADRKKERLAYGPFMKKRVTKIFIPYVIWTVFYTCFKLRDVVAEKGTEALPDVWEAVLTYLPDGSAFVHLYFLIIMFQLYLLYPLLRLWVRRAPRQALVLSFLLTFLAQTWAYIHDITKIGVQIPYVTRIFPVWLFFFILGMYTAHHKENWERRLKQRGIMLVGVWITAVLLLLVDSHVTGTYGASIKPTVVLYTIASYFLFYYVCMSRKRSDTARPGFILWLSAQSFLVFLLHPFVLTMLRLWPRWYGQDTFWDGSLGMIGLSLATIVITLCMTYLISFTPLASVLGGVRRGKK from the coding sequence ATGAAGCAACGTTTATATGAATTTGATGAGATACGAGCATTTGCGGCGCTCTCAGTCATTGCGATCCACACTACAGCACCGTATGTGACCACAGAGACAGCCGGATTCATATGGAATCAGTTGATGCGCTATGCGGTTCCGCTGTTTATTATTCTGTCAGGCTTCCTGCTGTATTACGCGGATCGGAAGAAGGAGCGCCTTGCATACGGCCCGTTTATGAAGAAACGGGTTACGAAGATTTTTATCCCCTATGTGATCTGGACGGTATTCTATACGTGCTTTAAGCTGCGTGATGTAGTGGCGGAGAAGGGAACGGAGGCTCTGCCGGACGTATGGGAGGCGGTGCTAACGTATTTGCCTGACGGCTCCGCGTTTGTTCATCTGTATTTCTTGATTATCATGTTTCAACTGTATTTGTTGTATCCTTTGCTTAGGCTATGGGTCAGGCGTGCACCGAGACAGGCACTTGTGTTGTCCTTTCTTTTGACGTTTCTTGCGCAGACATGGGCCTATATTCATGACATAACGAAGATCGGAGTACAGATTCCGTATGTGACGCGGATTTTTCCTGTATGGCTGTTCTTCTTCATCTTGGGTATGTATACGGCCCATCATAAGGAGAATTGGGAGAGGCGGCTGAAGCAGAGGGGCATTATGCTTGTTGGAGTATGGATTACGGCTGTGCTGCTCCTGCTTGTAGACAGTCACGTTACCGGAACATACGGGGCTTCCATTAAGCCAACCGTCGTACTGTATACGATTGCGAGTTATTTTCTCTTCTATTATGTATGCATGAGCAGAAAGCGATCAGATACAGCGCGTCCAGGGTTTATCCTGTGGCTGTCCGCGCAATCATTCCTTGTGTTCCTGCTGCATCCGTTTGTATTGACGATGCTGCGCCTATGGCCGAGGTGGTACGGGCAGGATACTTTCTGGGACGGTAGCCTGGGGATGATTGGCTTGTCCCTGGCGACGATAGTGATTACACTGTGTATGACATATCTGATTAGCTTTACACCGCTTGCCTCAGTTCTTGGCGGTGTACGACGTGGAAAAAAGTGA
- a CDS encoding copper amine oxidase N-terminal domain-containing protein — MKKNKALKVLATSAMLASVAAPFAAPVSANSSNLVDKVLKVSSNYDSTTAGANYNNLIVQEDDIAFTTNDTFRVTLPSGVEWDNETDLDVATPNATIVKRSAQVIEVTPTTLTPGTDDIIKVPMMVKVNGATGELKARIDAMDSTITGGDYTFAVIGSGNTTAVAETVETIGGTGKGGVIRIEENALDAIPNGTKTVTLKLPSNYTWTNETTVSASGGFANAVIKSGTTGNSNTLTLEVDAVSTGGRGTLYVTPGIKAGKDAGYGDITVNVSGTDFSDSDVVVAKYADWGVNAKIEAVNEVLAGKFDENTKTAKITIEESVPGSFIADRDIDVELPSWVKVTGIKETTYSGFSGAAPSAEQIDGKDNEFSFTVNSKGGNTSKAKIEFKLELSVEGDKTGDIEAIIGGAGVPEQKLVIAKAVAPVTAAIEGEASKVKIGAQSQDAPNLIITETKKGALEKQTEAGNSNGTIEVDLPDGVTFASVPTVAVVEGDGAVDVNNVKRINNNNTLSIPVKSESIKPVKIKLSNIKLTVDRTVPEGQIEAKVGGDAVVENSRSAQGWLSSAKAGGNSNDLDAGEFNTGSAAKVVLANTITPAPGETTAQNVVFKIGQKSYTVNGETREMDVAPYVHAVYNRTYVPVSHVAASLNVAPEKVVWNEAAKTVTVFSGSTVISATAGKKEIVVNGTAIPTDAPVMYGQHTGYRVMVPYTHFAVAMGAKVEWKADTQEVIINK; from the coding sequence GTGAAGAAGAATAAAGCTCTTAAAGTACTTGCTACTTCTGCAATGCTTGCATCTGTAGCTGCTCCTTTTGCAGCACCGGTTAGCGCAAACAGCTCTAACCTTGTTGATAAAGTTTTGAAAGTATCTAGCAACTATGATTCTACAACTGCTGGTGCGAATTACAACAACTTGATTGTTCAGGAAGATGACATTGCATTTACAACAAACGATACGTTCCGTGTAACACTTCCTTCCGGTGTTGAATGGGATAATGAAACTGACTTAGATGTTGCTACACCGAATGCGACTATCGTAAAACGTAGCGCGCAAGTTATCGAGGTTACACCTACTACTTTAACACCAGGTACAGATGATATTATTAAAGTACCTATGATGGTAAAAGTTAATGGCGCTACTGGCGAATTGAAAGCTCGTATTGATGCTATGGATAGCACAATTACTGGCGGAGACTACACTTTCGCGGTGATCGGTAGTGGAAATACAACTGCTGTAGCTGAAACTGTAGAAACAATCGGAGGCACAGGTAAAGGTGGCGTAATCCGCATTGAAGAGAACGCTCTTGATGCGATTCCGAATGGCACAAAAACTGTAACATTGAAATTACCTTCCAACTATACTTGGACAAATGAAACTACTGTAAGTGCTAGTGGCGGGTTTGCTAATGCTGTAATCAAAAGCGGAACAACTGGTAATAGCAATACACTGACACTTGAAGTTGATGCGGTATCTACAGGTGGCCGTGGTACACTTTATGTAACTCCTGGTATTAAAGCTGGTAAAGATGCTGGCTATGGGGATATCACTGTTAACGTTAGCGGCACAGACTTCTCTGATTCAGATGTAGTGGTAGCTAAATATGCTGACTGGGGCGTTAACGCCAAAATTGAAGCTGTAAACGAAGTACTTGCTGGTAAATTTGATGAAAATACAAAAACAGCAAAAATCACAATTGAAGAATCTGTACCAGGTTCATTCATTGCTGACCGTGATATTGATGTTGAACTACCAAGCTGGGTAAAAGTTACTGGTATTAAAGAAACGACATATTCTGGATTCAGCGGTGCTGCTCCTTCTGCTGAACAAATTGATGGTAAAGATAACGAATTCAGCTTTACTGTGAATAGCAAGGGTGGAAATACTTCTAAAGCAAAAATCGAATTCAAACTTGAATTAAGTGTTGAAGGAGATAAGACGGGTGATATCGAAGCCATTATCGGTGGTGCAGGCGTGCCTGAACAAAAACTGGTAATTGCCAAAGCGGTTGCTCCAGTAACAGCAGCTATTGAAGGCGAAGCTTCTAAAGTGAAAATCGGTGCTCAATCACAAGATGCTCCTAACTTAATCATCACTGAAACGAAAAAAGGTGCGCTTGAAAAGCAAACTGAAGCTGGAAATTCTAACGGTACAATTGAAGTAGATCTTCCAGATGGAGTTACTTTTGCATCTGTTCCTACTGTAGCTGTTGTTGAGGGAGACGGTGCTGTTGATGTAAATAACGTTAAACGCATTAACAACAACAATACACTTTCTATTCCGGTTAAATCTGAAAGCATTAAGCCGGTTAAGATTAAGCTTTCTAACATTAAGCTGACAGTTGACCGTACTGTTCCAGAAGGTCAAATCGAAGCAAAAGTTGGTGGCGATGCAGTAGTAGAAAACAGCAGATCAGCTCAAGGTTGGTTGAGTTCCGCTAAAGCAGGCGGAAATTCTAACGATTTAGATGCTGGTGAATTCAATACTGGCAGTGCAGCAAAAGTTGTACTTGCTAATACAATTACTCCAGCTCCAGGTGAAACAACAGCACAAAATGTTGTTTTCAAAATCGGTCAAAAATCTTACACTGTTAACGGCGAGACAAGAGAAATGGACGTAGCTCCTTACGTACATGCAGTTTACAACCGTACGTATGTACCGGTTAGCCACGTTGCAGCAAGCCTGAACGTAGCTCCTGAGAAAGTGGTTTGGAATGAAGCTGCTAAAACTGTAACAGTATTCTCTGGTTCTACAGTAATCTCTGCAACTGCAGGTAAGAAGGAAATCGTAGTAAACGGTACAGCAATCCCAACTGATGCTCCGGTAATGTATGGCCAACACACTGGATACCGTGTAATGGTTCCTTACACTCACTTCGCAGTAGCTATGGGTGCTAAAGTTGAGTGGAAAGCTGATACTCAAGAAGTTATCATCAATAAGTAA
- a CDS encoding SLAP domain-containing protein, translated as MISILKKWRSNRNKEEQEQPVIQEEIHEIKEEVAVEEPARMQLVFPESVRPSFEQDDIYVLQFASSELPEIEQGVLAIDGFKLKQEFQGFSVQAFIRNTMADDVTIDKLPLVLKDADGKLLAHHVFELDEAMRIPQNSMVPWRSVFPYPSFITSNGNLSAWHVAFYMKGGETHTRITDLNFETSDQSWQQQSQQVDSEVMEGIQKALAQTEGMVHILGLSAAVRQDGGIDAMVALRNDRDEAVYLEDNTVFALVDAQGNELASHTFDLSHIELPPHSASPYTLLFPKESVQVAGDSLEEWALIEK; from the coding sequence ATGATTTCAATTTTGAAGAAGTGGCGTTCCAACCGTAATAAAGAAGAGCAGGAGCAGCCTGTTATACAGGAAGAAATACATGAAATAAAAGAAGAGGTCGCCGTAGAAGAGCCAGCGCGTATGCAGCTTGTTTTTCCCGAGTCAGTTAGACCATCATTCGAACAGGACGATATATATGTGCTGCAGTTTGCTTCTAGTGAATTGCCGGAGATTGAACAGGGCGTATTGGCGATTGATGGATTTAAGCTGAAGCAGGAGTTTCAAGGATTTTCCGTGCAGGCTTTCATACGGAATACGATGGCTGATGATGTTACCATTGATAAGCTGCCGCTCGTATTAAAGGATGCGGACGGTAAGCTGCTTGCTCATCATGTATTTGAGCTGGATGAAGCGATGCGTATACCTCAGAATAGTATGGTTCCGTGGCGTTCCGTATTCCCGTATCCTTCATTTATTACAAGCAACGGTAATCTGTCGGCCTGGCATGTAGCCTTCTACATGAAGGGTGGAGAAACACATACACGCATAACAGATCTCAACTTCGAGACATCAGATCAATCGTGGCAGCAGCAGAGCCAGCAGGTAGATAGTGAAGTCATGGAAGGGATTCAGAAGGCACTGGCACAGACGGAAGGAATGGTACATATCCTCGGGCTATCAGCCGCAGTACGGCAGGATGGCGGGATTGATGCGATGGTGGCGCTGCGCAATGATCGGGATGAAGCCGTATATCTAGAGGATAACACTGTATTTGCATTGGTAGACGCGCAGGGAAATGAACTCGCTTCCCACACATTTGACCTTTCGCATATCGAGCTGCCACCGCATTCTGCATCGCCTTATACGTTGCTATTCCCTAAAGAGTCGGTACAAGTTGCAGGCGATTCATTAGAGGAATGGGCATTAATAGAGAAGTGA
- a CDS encoding TolC family protein, whose translation MKKLPTFLAGAFLASAFASTAFAADTTTLTYQQAIERALDKSYSLQKAEVEIERSLEVRNKLGGDLTYTPTSGGDINATKAYAGVQQADIGWQMSKRQYTLEQDKIAYSVHEAYNTILQAIEDKKAADISVENAYTQVNATNYKYMYGLASNFENERAQKTYVAAQKTQKSAETALTTAYQKLNELIKLPANERPTLTDKVAFEKMPEVDLEAYITRVNDQSPQLWLAEKNIDVAISNLNLHTFNLPGSVPYSSKELEVDKTMLEYSDAKDKVSMLVRALYNNIRQIEDNYDALKQNLAVAEQAFKLAQTQFDVGLNTKAELMEAKKNVEDLEAKLHGLAVQHDNLVLAFKMPWAYAAK comes from the coding sequence ATGAAGAAATTACCTACTTTTCTAGCAGGAGCTTTTTTAGCATCTGCATTTGCTAGTACTGCTTTTGCAGCAGATACTACTACACTTACGTATCAACAGGCAATTGAGCGGGCTCTTGATAAAAGTTATAGTTTACAAAAGGCTGAAGTTGAGATTGAACGTTCTTTAGAGGTTCGTAATAAACTTGGTGGTGACCTAACATATACTCCAACTAGTGGCGGAGATATAAATGCTACTAAAGCCTATGCAGGTGTCCAACAAGCTGATATCGGTTGGCAAATGAGTAAGCGTCAATATACATTAGAACAAGACAAGATTGCTTATAGTGTACATGAGGCTTATAATACGATTCTTCAAGCTATTGAAGATAAAAAAGCTGCAGATATCTCTGTAGAGAATGCCTATACACAGGTCAATGCGACAAATTATAAATATATGTATGGATTGGCAAGCAATTTTGAGAACGAGCGTGCACAAAAAACGTATGTTGCAGCACAAAAAACGCAAAAGTCTGCAGAAACAGCTTTAACTACCGCATATCAAAAGCTGAATGAATTAATTAAGCTTCCGGCAAATGAAAGGCCTACTTTAACAGATAAAGTAGCTTTTGAAAAGATGCCTGAGGTTGATCTCGAAGCATATATTACCCGGGTTAATGACCAAAGTCCACAGCTATGGCTTGCTGAAAAGAATATTGATGTAGCTATATCGAATCTAAATTTGCATACATTTAATCTTCCAGGTAGTGTCCCTTATTCTTCTAAGGAGCTTGAAGTAGATAAAACTATGTTAGAGTATTCTGATGCAAAAGATAAGGTTTCTATGCTGGTACGTGCATTATACAATAACATCCGCCAGATCGAAGATAACTACGATGCTCTTAAGCAAAATCTTGCTGTTGCTGAACAAGCATTCAAGCTAGCCCAAACACAGTTTGATGTAGGCTTGAATACGAAGGCCGAGCTCATGGAAGCGAAAAAGAATGTAGAGGATCTGGAGGCCAAGCTGCACGGATTGGCTGTACAGCACGATAACCTTGTTCTTGCCTTCAAAATGCCATGGGCCTATGCTGCAAAATAA